A genome region from Arachis duranensis cultivar V14167 chromosome 8, aradu.V14167.gnm2.J7QH, whole genome shotgun sequence includes the following:
- the LOC107462233 gene encoding probable aminotransferase TAT2 isoform X2, translated as MEKWKFQGNQGLKSSAVSVRGVFNVLMQSISKEKEVVHLCRVDPTDNPLFSADPVAAHAVSTAAHSGNFNGYPPTFGLPQARRAIAEYLSRDLPNKLSAEDVYVTVGATQAIEIILPSVFATPGANILLPRPGFPQYETRAALCGLEVRHFDLLPNSSWEVDIDSLEALADDKTMAMVLISPSNPCGNVFTYQHLKRVAETARKLGIFVISDEVYAHIAFGSNPFVPMGVFSSIVPVITLGSISKRWIIPGWRFGWIATCDPHGIFQKTGIAANIERNMEITSDPPTFMQAAIPEILERTNDEFYSKNLDITREAANALYERFKEIPSLICPHKPDGAMAVMVQINLSQIEGIADDVDFCVKLAKEESLLILPGVIVGLKNWLRVSFGLERSAIEEGLNRLKAFCLRHAKMSQQISA; from the exons ATGGAGAAGTGGAAGTTCCAAGGGAACCAAGGGCTGAAGAGTTCCGCGGTTTCAGTGAGAGGCGTGTTCAACGTGCTCATGCAGAGCATCAGTAAGGAGaaagaggtggttcatcttTGTCGTGTTGATCCTACGGATAACCCTTTGTTTAGTGCAGATCCTGTGGCTGCTCATGCTGTCTCTACCGCTGCTCACTCTGGCAACTTCAACGGTTACCCTCCCACCTTTGGCCTACCTCAAGCTAGAAG GGCTATTGCAGAATATCTGTCTAGAGATCTTCCAAACAAGCTGTCAGCAGAAGATGTATATGTTACAGTTGGTGCCACACAAGCCATAGAAATAATCTTACCATCAGTGTTTGCAACTCCAGGGGCTAACATTCTCCTTCCAAGACCAGGCTTCCCTCAATATGAAACTCGTGCTGCTTTGTGCGGCCTTGAAGTCCGCCACTTTGATCTCTTGCCTAACAGTTCTTGGGAGGTAGACATTGATTCCCTTGAAGCTCTAGCAGATGACAAAACTATGGCCATGGTTCTCATTAGTCCTAGCAATCCTTGTGGGAATGTCTTCACCTACCAACATTTAAAGAGG GTTGCAGAGACTGCAAggaaactggggatctttgtAATATCTGATGAAGTTTATGCCCACATAGCTTTTGGGAGCAATCCATTTGTGCCTATGGGAGTATTTTCGTCAATAGTTCCCGTGATTACACTCGGCTCTATATCTAAAAGATGGATTATTCCTGGTTGGAGATTTGGTTGGATAGCCACTTGTGATCCCCATGGAATTTTCCAAAAAACGGGG ATTGCGGCGAATATCGAGAGAAATATGGAGATTACTAGTGACCCTCCAACTTTCATGCAG GCAGCAATTCCTGAAATACTTGAGAGAACAAACGatgaattttattcaaaaaatctTGATATAACGAGGGAGGCTGCAAACGCACTCTATGAAAGATTTAAGGAGATCCCTTCCTTGATATGTCCTCATAAACCCGATGGAGCCATGGCTGTGATG GTGCAGATAAACTTGTCACAAATTGAGGGCATTGCTGATGATGTGGACTTCTGTGTCAAGCTGGCCAAAGAGGAATCACTACTTATTCTTCCTG gtgTTATTGTTGGACTGAAGAACTGGCTTCGGGTTAGTTTCGGTTTGGAGCGTTCTGCAATTGAAGAAGGCCTTAACAGGTTAAAAGCATTCTGCCTTAGGCATGCCAAGATGTCTCAGCAAATTAGTGCGTGA
- the LOC107462233 gene encoding probable aminotransferase TAT2 isoform X1: MEKWKFQGNQGLKSSAVSVRGVFNVLMQSISKEKEVVHLCRVDPTDNPLFSADPVAAHAVSTAAHSGNFNGYPPTFGLPQARRAIAEYLSRDLPNKLSAEDVYVTVGATQAIEIILPSVFATPGANILLPRPGFPQYETRAALCGLEVRHFDLLPNSSWEVDIDSLEALADDKTMAMVLISPSNPCGNVFTYQHLKRVAETARKLGIFVISDEVYAHIAFGSNPFVPMGVFSSIVPVITLGSISKRWIIPGWRFGWIATCDPHGIFQKTGIAANIERNMEITSDPPTFMQAAIPEILERTNDEFYSKNLDITREAANALYERFKEIPSLICPHKPDGAMAVMVQINLSQIEGIADDVDFCVKLAKEESLLILPGVIVGLKNWLRVSFGLERSAIEEGLSRLKAFCLRHAKMSQQISA, from the exons ATGGAGAAGTGGAAGTTCCAAGGGAACCAAGGGCTGAAGAGTTCCGCGGTTTCAGTGAGAGGCGTGTTCAACGTGCTCATGCAGAGCATCAGTAAGGAGaaagaggtggttcatcttTGTCGTGTTGATCCTACGGATAACCCTTTGTTTAGTGCAGATCCTGTGGCTGCTCATGCTGTCTCTACCGCTGCTCACTCTGGCAACTTCAACGGTTACCCTCCCACCTTTGGCCTACCTCAAGCTAGAAG GGCTATTGCAGAATATCTGTCTAGAGATCTTCCAAACAAGCTGTCAGCAGAAGATGTATATGTTACAGTTGGTGCCACACAAGCCATAGAAATAATCTTACCATCAGTGTTTGCAACTCCAGGGGCTAACATTCTCCTTCCAAGACCAGGCTTCCCTCAATATGAAACTCGTGCTGCTTTGTGCGGCCTTGAAGTCCGCCACTTTGATCTCTTGCCTAACAGTTCTTGGGAGGTAGACATTGATTCCCTTGAAGCTCTAGCAGATGACAAAACTATGGCCATGGTTCTCATTAGTCCTAGCAATCCTTGTGGGAATGTCTTCACCTACCAACATTTAAAGAGG GTTGCAGAGACTGCAAggaaactggggatctttgtAATATCTGATGAAGTTTATGCCCACATAGCTTTTGGGAGCAATCCATTTGTGCCTATGGGAGTATTTTCGTCAATAGTTCCCGTGATTACACTCGGCTCTATATCTAAAAGATGGATTATTCCTGGTTGGAGATTTGGTTGGATAGCCACTTGTGATCCCCATGGAATTTTCCAAAAAACGGGG ATTGCGGCGAATATCGAGAGAAATATGGAGATTACTAGTGACCCTCCAACTTTCATGCAG GCAGCAATTCCTGAAATACTTGAGAGAACAAACGatgaattttattcaaaaaatctTGATATAACGAGGGAGGCTGCAAACGCACTCTATGAAAGATTTAAGGAGATCCCTTCCTTGATATGTCCTCATAAACCCGATGGAGCCATGGCTGTGATG GTGCAGATAAACTTGTCACAAATTGAGGGCATTGCTGATGATGTGGACTTCTGTGTCAAGCTGGCCAAAGAGGAATCACTACTTATTCTTCCTG gtgTTATTGTTGGACTGAAGAACTGGCTTCGGGTTAGTTTCGGTTTGGAGCGTTCTGCAATTGAAGAAGGCCTTAGCAGGTTAAAAGCATTCTGCCTTAGACATGCCAAGATGTCTCAGCAAATTAGTGCGTGA
- the LOC107462233 gene encoding probable aminotransferase TAT2 isoform X13 — protein MEKWKFQGNQGLKSSAVSVRGVFNVLMQSISKEKEVVHLCRVDPTDNPLFSADPVAAHAVSTAAHSGNFNGYPPTFGLPQARRAIAEYLSRDLPNKLSAEDVYVTVGATQAIEIILPSVFATPGANILLPRPGFPQYETRAALCGLEVRHFDLLPNSSWEVDIDSLEALADDKTMAMVLISPSNPCGNVFTYQHLKRVAETARKLGIFVISDEVYAHIAFGSNPFVPMGVFSSIVPVITLGSISKRWIIPGWRFGWIATCDPHGIFQKTGIAANIESYMEITNDPPTFMQVQINLSQIEGIADDVDFCVKLAKEESLLILPGVIVGLKNWLRVSFGLERSAIEEGLNRLKAFCLRHAKMSQQISA, from the exons ATGGAGAAGTGGAAGTTCCAAGGGAACCAAGGGCTGAAGAGTTCCGCGGTTTCAGTGAGAGGCGTGTTCAACGTGCTCATGCAGAGCATCAGTAAGGAGaaagaggtggttcatcttTGTCGTGTTGATCCTACGGATAACCCTTTGTTTAGTGCAGATCCTGTGGCTGCTCATGCTGTCTCTACCGCTGCTCACTCTGGCAACTTCAACGGTTACCCTCCCACCTTTGGCCTACCTCAAGCTAGAAG GGCTATTGCAGAATATCTGTCTAGAGATCTTCCAAACAAGCTGTCAGCAGAAGATGTATATGTTACAGTTGGTGCCACACAAGCCATAGAAATAATCTTACCATCAGTGTTTGCAACTCCAGGGGCTAACATTCTCCTTCCAAGACCAGGCTTCCCTCAATATGAAACTCGTGCTGCTTTGTGCGGCCTTGAAGTCCGCCACTTTGATCTCTTGCCTAACAGTTCTTGGGAGGTAGACATTGATTCCCTTGAAGCTCTAGCAGATGACAAAACTATGGCCATGGTTCTCATTAGTCCTAGCAATCCTTGTGGGAATGTCTTCACCTACCAACATTTAAAGAGG GTTGCAGAGACTGCAAggaaactggggatctttgtAATATCTGATGAAGTTTATGCCCACATAGCTTTTGGGAGCAATCCATTTGTGCCTATGGGAGTATTTTCGTCAATAGTTCCCGTGATTACACTCGGCTCTATATCTAAAAGATGGATTATTCCTGGTTGGAGATTTGGTTGGATAGCCACTTGTGATCCCCATGGAATTTTCCAAAAAACGGGG aTTGCGGCAAATATCGAGAGCTATATGGAGATTACTAATGACCCTCCAACTTTCATGCAG GTGCAGATAAACTTGTCACAAATTGAGGGCATTGCTGATGATGTGGACTTCTGTGTCAAGCTGGCCAAAGAGGAATCACTACTTATTCTTCCTG gtgTTATTGTTGGACTGAAGAACTGGCTTCGGGTTAGTTTCGGTTTGGAGCGTTCTGCAATTGAAGAAGGCCTTAACAGGTTAAAAGCATTCTGCCTTAGGCATGCCAAGATGTCTCAGCAAATTAGTGCGTGA
- the LOC107462233 gene encoding probable aminotransferase TAT2 isoform X5 — MEKWKFQGNQGLKSSAVSVRGVFNVLMQSISKEKEVVHLCRVDPTDNPLFSADPVAAHAVSTAAHSGNFNGYPPTFGLPQARRAIAEYLSRDLPNKLSAEDVYVTVGATQAIEIILPSVFATPGANILLPRPGFPQYETRAALCGLEVRHFDLLPNSSWEVDIDSLEALADDKTMAMVLISPSNPCGNVFTYQHLKRVAETARKLGIFVISDEVYAHIAFGSNPFVPMGVFSSIVPVITLGSISKRWIIPGWRFGWIATCDPHGIFQKTGIAANIESYMEITNDPPTFMQAAIPEILERTNDEFYSKNLDITREAANALYERFKEIPSLICPHKPDGAMAVMVQINLSQIEGIADDVDFCVKLAKEESLLILPGVIVGLKNWLRVSFGLERSAIEEGLNRLKAFCLRHAKMSQQISA, encoded by the exons ATGGAGAAGTGGAAGTTCCAAGGGAACCAAGGGCTGAAGAGTTCCGCGGTTTCAGTGAGAGGCGTGTTCAACGTGCTCATGCAGAGCATCAGTAAGGAGaaagaggtggttcatcttTGTCGTGTTGATCCTACGGATAACCCTTTGTTTAGTGCAGATCCTGTGGCTGCTCATGCTGTCTCTACCGCTGCTCACTCTGGCAACTTCAACGGTTACCCTCCCACCTTTGGCCTACCTCAAGCTAGAAG GGCTATTGCAGAATATCTGTCTAGAGATCTTCCAAACAAGCTGTCAGCAGAAGATGTATATGTTACAGTTGGTGCCACACAAGCCATAGAAATAATCTTACCATCAGTGTTTGCAACTCCAGGGGCTAACATTCTCCTTCCAAGACCAGGCTTCCCTCAATATGAAACTCGTGCTGCTTTGTGCGGCCTTGAAGTCCGCCACTTTGATCTCTTGCCTAACAGTTCTTGGGAGGTAGACATTGATTCCCTTGAAGCTCTAGCAGATGACAAAACTATGGCCATGGTTCTCATTAGTCCTAGCAATCCTTGTGGGAATGTCTTCACCTACCAACATTTAAAGAGG GTTGCAGAGACTGCAAggaaactggggatctttgtAATATCTGATGAAGTTTATGCCCACATAGCTTTTGGGAGCAATCCATTTGTGCCTATGGGAGTATTTTCGTCAATAGTTCCCGTGATTACACTCGGCTCTATATCTAAAAGATGGATTATTCCTGGTTGGAGATTTGGTTGGATAGCCACTTGTGATCCCCATGGAATTTTCCAAAAAACGGGG aTTGCGGCAAATATCGAGAGCTATATGGAGATTACTAATGACCCTCCAACTTTCATGCAG GCAGCAATTCCTGAAATACTTGAGAGAACAAACGatgaattttattcaaaaaatctTGATATAACGAGGGAGGCTGCAAACGCACTCTATGAAAGATTTAAGGAGATCCCTTCCTTGATATGTCCTCATAAACCCGATGGAGCCATGGCTGTGATG GTGCAGATAAACTTGTCACAAATTGAGGGCATTGCTGATGATGTGGACTTCTGTGTCAAGCTGGCCAAAGAGGAATCACTACTTATTCTTCCTG gtgTTATTGTTGGACTGAAGAACTGGCTTCGGGTTAGTTTCGGTTTGGAGCGTTCTGCAATTGAAGAAGGCCTTAACAGGTTAAAAGCATTCTGCCTTAGGCATGCCAAGATGTCTCAGCAAATTAGTGCGTGA
- the LOC107462233 gene encoding probable aminotransferase TAT2 isoform X6: MEKWKFQGNQGLKSSAVSVRGVFNVLMQSISKEKEVVHLCRVDPTDNPLFSADPVAAHAVSTAAHSGNFNGYPPTFGLPQARRAIAEYLSRDLPNKLSAEDVYVTVGATQAIEIILPSVFATPGANILLPRPGFPQYETRAALCGLEVRHFDLLPNSSWEVDIDSLEALADDKTMAMVLISPSNPCGNVFTYQHLKRVAETARKLGMFVISDEVYAHIAFGCNPFVPMGVFSSIVPVITLGSISKRWIIPGWRFGWIATCDPHGIFQKTGIAANIESYMEITNDPPTFMQAAIPEILERTNDEFYSKNLDITREAANALYERFKEIPSLICPHKPDGAMAVMVQINLSQIEGIADDVDFCVKLAKEESLLILPGVIVGLKNWLRVSFGLERSAIEEGLNRLKAFCLRHAKMSQQISA; the protein is encoded by the exons ATGGAGAAGTGGAAGTTCCAAGGGAACCAAGGGCTGAAGAGTTCCGCGGTTTCAGTGAGAGGCGTGTTCAACGTGCTCATGCAGAGCATCAGTAAGGAGaaagaggtggttcatcttTGTCGTGTTGATCCTACGGATAACCCTTTGTTTAGTGCAGATCCTGTGGCTGCTCATGCTGTCTCTACCGCTGCTCACTCTGGCAACTTCAACGGTTACCCTCCCACCTTTGGCCTACCTCAAGCTAGAAG GGCTATTGCAGAATATCTGTCTAGAGATCTTCCAAACAAGCTGTCAGCAGAAGATGTATATGTTACAGTTGGTGCCACACAAGCCATAGAAATAATCTTACCATCAGTGTTTGCAACTCCAGGGGCTAACATTCTCCTTCCAAGACCAGGCTTCCCTCAATATGAAACTCGTGCTGCTTTGTGCGGCCTTGAAGTCCGCCACTTTGATCTCTTGCCTAACAGTTCTTGGGAGGTAGACATTGATTCCCTTGAAGCTCTAGCAGATGACAAAACTATGGCCATGGTTCTCATTAGTCCTAGCAATCCTTGTGGGAATGTCTTCACCTACCAACATTTAAAGAGG GTTGCAGAGACTGCAAGGAAACTGGGGATGTTTGTAATATCTGATGAAGTTTATGCCCACATAGCTTTTGGGTGCAATCCATTTGTGCCTATGGGAGTATTTTCGTCAATAGTTCCCGTGATTACACTAGGCTCTATATCTAAAAGATGGATTATTCCTGGTTGGAGATTTGGTTGGATAGCCACTTGTGATCCCCATGGAATTTTCCAAAAAACGGGG aTTGCGGCAAATATCGAGAGCTATATGGAGATTACTAATGACCCTCCAACTTTCATGCAG GCAGCAATTCCTGAAATACTTGAGAGAACAAACGatgaattttattcaaaaaatctTGATATAACGAGGGAGGCTGCAAACGCACTCTATGAAAGATTTAAGGAGATCCCTTCCTTGATATGTCCTCATAAACCCGATGGAGCCATGGCTGTGATG GTGCAGATAAACTTGTCACAAATTGAGGGCATTGCTGATGATGTGGACTTCTGTGTCAAGCTGGCCAAAGAGGAATCACTACTTATTCTTCCTG gtgTTATTGTTGGACTGAAGAACTGGCTTCGGGTTAGTTTCGGTTTGGAGCGTTCTGCAATTGAAGAAGGCCTTAACAGGTTAAAAGCATTCTGCCTTAGGCATGCCAAGATGTCTCAGCAAATTAGTGCGTGA
- the LOC107462233 gene encoding probable aminotransferase TAT2 isoform X10 codes for MEKWKFQGNQGLKSSAVSVRGVFNVLMQSISKEKEVVHLCRVDPTDNPLFSADPVAAHAVSTAAHSGNFNGYPPTFGLPQARRAIAEYLSRDLPNKLSAEDVYVTVGATQAIEIILPSVFATPGANILLPRPGFPQYETRAALCGLEVRHFDLLPNSSWEVDIDSLEALADDKTMAMVLISPSNPCGNVFTYQHLKRVAETARKLGIFVISDEVYAHIAFGSNPFVPMGVFSSIVPIAANIERNMEITSDPPTFMQAAIPEILERTNDEFYSKNLDITREAANALYERFKEIPSLICPHKPDGAMAVMVQINLSQIEGIADDVDFCVKLAKEESLLILPGVIVGLKNWLRVSFGLERSAIEEGLNRLKAFCLRHAKMSQQISA; via the exons ATGGAGAAGTGGAAGTTCCAAGGGAACCAAGGGCTGAAGAGTTCCGCGGTTTCAGTGAGAGGCGTGTTCAACGTGCTCATGCAGAGCATCAGTAAGGAGaaagaggtggttcatcttTGTCGTGTTGATCCTACGGATAACCCTTTGTTTAGTGCAGATCCTGTGGCTGCTCATGCTGTCTCTACCGCTGCTCACTCTGGCAACTTCAACGGTTACCCTCCCACCTTTGGCCTACCTCAAGCTAGAAG GGCTATTGCAGAATATCTGTCTAGAGATCTTCCAAACAAGCTGTCAGCAGAAGATGTATATGTTACAGTTGGTGCCACACAAGCCATAGAAATAATCTTACCATCAGTGTTTGCAACTCCAGGGGCTAACATTCTCCTTCCAAGACCAGGCTTCCCTCAATATGAAACTCGTGCTGCTTTGTGCGGCCTTGAAGTCCGCCACTTTGATCTCTTGCCTAACAGTTCTTGGGAGGTAGACATTGATTCCCTTGAAGCTCTAGCAGATGACAAAACTATGGCCATGGTTCTCATTAGTCCTAGCAATCCTTGTGGGAATGTCTTCACCTACCAACATTTAAAGAGG GTTGCAGAGACTGCAAggaaactggggatctttgtAATATCTGATGAAGTTTATGCCCACATAGCTTTTGGGAGCAATCCATTTGTGCCTATGGGAGTATTTTCGTCAATAGTTCCC ATTGCGGCGAATATCGAGAGAAATATGGAGATTACTAGTGACCCTCCAACTTTCATGCAG GCAGCAATTCCTGAAATACTTGAGAGAACAAACGatgaattttattcaaaaaatctTGATATAACGAGGGAGGCTGCAAACGCACTCTATGAAAGATTTAAGGAGATCCCTTCCTTGATATGTCCTCATAAACCCGATGGAGCCATGGCTGTGATG GTGCAGATAAACTTGTCACAAATTGAGGGCATTGCTGATGATGTGGACTTCTGTGTCAAGCTGGCCAAAGAGGAATCACTACTTATTCTTCCTG gtgTTATTGTTGGACTGAAGAACTGGCTTCGGGTTAGTTTCGGTTTGGAGCGTTCTGCAATTGAAGAAGGCCTTAACAGGTTAAAAGCATTCTGCCTTAGGCATGCCAAGATGTCTCAGCAAATTAGTGCGTGA
- the LOC107462233 gene encoding probable aminotransferase TAT2 isoform X9 encodes MEKWKFQGNQGLKSSAVSVRGVFNVLMQSISKEKEVVHLCRVDPTDNPLFSADPVAAHAVSTAAHSGNFNGYPPTFGLPQARRAIAEYLSRDLPNKLSAEDVYVTVGATQAIEIILPSVFATPGANILLPRPGFPQYETRAALCGLEVRHFDLLPNSSWEVDIDSLEALADDKTMAMVLISPSNPCGNVFTYQHLKRVAETARKLGIFVISDEVYAHIAFGSNPFVPMGVFSSIVPIAANIERNMEITSDPPTFMQAAIPEILERTNDEFYSKNLDITREAANALYERFKEIPSLICPHKPDGAMAVMVQINLSQIEGIADDVDFCVKLAKEESLLILPGVIVGLKNWLRVSFGLERSAIEEGLSRLKAFCLRHAKMSQQISA; translated from the exons ATGGAGAAGTGGAAGTTCCAAGGGAACCAAGGGCTGAAGAGTTCCGCGGTTTCAGTGAGAGGCGTGTTCAACGTGCTCATGCAGAGCATCAGTAAGGAGaaagaggtggttcatcttTGTCGTGTTGATCCTACGGATAACCCTTTGTTTAGTGCAGATCCTGTGGCTGCTCATGCTGTCTCTACCGCTGCTCACTCTGGCAACTTCAACGGTTACCCTCCCACCTTTGGCCTACCTCAAGCTAGAAG GGCTATTGCAGAATATCTGTCTAGAGATCTTCCAAACAAGCTGTCAGCAGAAGATGTATATGTTACAGTTGGTGCCACACAAGCCATAGAAATAATCTTACCATCAGTGTTTGCAACTCCAGGGGCTAACATTCTCCTTCCAAGACCAGGCTTCCCTCAATATGAAACTCGTGCTGCTTTGTGCGGCCTTGAAGTCCGCCACTTTGATCTCTTGCCTAACAGTTCTTGGGAGGTAGACATTGATTCCCTTGAAGCTCTAGCAGATGACAAAACTATGGCCATGGTTCTCATTAGTCCTAGCAATCCTTGTGGGAATGTCTTCACCTACCAACATTTAAAGAGG GTTGCAGAGACTGCAAggaaactggggatctttgtAATATCTGATGAAGTTTATGCCCACATAGCTTTTGGGAGCAATCCATTTGTGCCTATGGGAGTATTTTCGTCAATAGTTCCC ATTGCGGCGAATATCGAGAGAAATATGGAGATTACTAGTGACCCTCCAACTTTCATGCAG GCAGCAATTCCTGAAATACTTGAGAGAACAAACGatgaattttattcaaaaaatctTGATATAACGAGGGAGGCTGCAAACGCACTCTATGAAAGATTTAAGGAGATCCCTTCCTTGATATGTCCTCATAAACCCGATGGAGCCATGGCTGTGATG GTGCAGATAAACTTGTCACAAATTGAGGGCATTGCTGATGATGTGGACTTCTGTGTCAAGCTGGCCAAAGAGGAATCACTACTTATTCTTCCTG gtgTTATTGTTGGACTGAAGAACTGGCTTCGGGTTAGTTTCGGTTTGGAGCGTTCTGCAATTGAAGAAGGCCTTAGCAGGTTAAAAGCATTCTGCCTTAGACATGCCAAGATGTCTCAGCAAATTAGTGCGTGA
- the LOC107462233 gene encoding probable aminotransferase TAT2 isoform X11, with amino-acid sequence MEKWKFQGNQGLKSSAVSVRGVFNVLMQSISKEKEVVHLCRVDPTDNPLFSADPVAAHAVSTAAHSGNFNGYPPTFGLPQARRAIAEYLSRDLPNKLSAEDVYVTVGATQAIEIILPSVFATPGANILLPRPGFPQYETRAALCGLEVRHFDLLPNSSWEVDIDSLEALADDKTMAMVLISPSNPCGNVFTYQHLKRVAETARKLGIFVISDEVYAHIAFGSNPFVPMGVFSSIVPVITLGSISKRWIIPGWRFGWIATCDPHGIFQKTGIAANIERNMEITSDPPTFMQVQINLSQIEGIADDVDFCVKLAKEESLLILPGVIVGLKNWLRVSFGLERSAIEEGLSRLKAFCLRHAKMSQQISA; translated from the exons ATGGAGAAGTGGAAGTTCCAAGGGAACCAAGGGCTGAAGAGTTCCGCGGTTTCAGTGAGAGGCGTGTTCAACGTGCTCATGCAGAGCATCAGTAAGGAGaaagaggtggttcatcttTGTCGTGTTGATCCTACGGATAACCCTTTGTTTAGTGCAGATCCTGTGGCTGCTCATGCTGTCTCTACCGCTGCTCACTCTGGCAACTTCAACGGTTACCCTCCCACCTTTGGCCTACCTCAAGCTAGAAG GGCTATTGCAGAATATCTGTCTAGAGATCTTCCAAACAAGCTGTCAGCAGAAGATGTATATGTTACAGTTGGTGCCACACAAGCCATAGAAATAATCTTACCATCAGTGTTTGCAACTCCAGGGGCTAACATTCTCCTTCCAAGACCAGGCTTCCCTCAATATGAAACTCGTGCTGCTTTGTGCGGCCTTGAAGTCCGCCACTTTGATCTCTTGCCTAACAGTTCTTGGGAGGTAGACATTGATTCCCTTGAAGCTCTAGCAGATGACAAAACTATGGCCATGGTTCTCATTAGTCCTAGCAATCCTTGTGGGAATGTCTTCACCTACCAACATTTAAAGAGG GTTGCAGAGACTGCAAggaaactggggatctttgtAATATCTGATGAAGTTTATGCCCACATAGCTTTTGGGAGCAATCCATTTGTGCCTATGGGAGTATTTTCGTCAATAGTTCCCGTGATTACACTCGGCTCTATATCTAAAAGATGGATTATTCCTGGTTGGAGATTTGGTTGGATAGCCACTTGTGATCCCCATGGAATTTTCCAAAAAACGGGG ATTGCGGCGAATATCGAGAGAAATATGGAGATTACTAGTGACCCTCCAACTTTCATGCAG GTGCAGATAAACTTGTCACAAATTGAGGGCATTGCTGATGATGTGGACTTCTGTGTCAAGCTGGCCAAAGAGGAATCACTACTTATTCTTCCTG gtgTTATTGTTGGACTGAAGAACTGGCTTCGGGTTAGTTTCGGTTTGGAGCGTTCTGCAATTGAAGAAGGCCTTAGCAGGTTAAAAGCATTCTGCCTTAGACATGCCAAGATGTCTCAGCAAATTAGTGCGTGA